Proteins encoded in a region of the Isosphaeraceae bacterium EP7 genome:
- the accC gene encoding acetyl-CoA carboxylase biotin carboxylase subunit, with the protein MPMFQRILVANRGEIALRIIRACKELGVESVAVYSQADRGAPYLDLADRAICIGKAPSADSYLNIPRIIAAAEVADVQAIHPGYGFLSENPQFAEICRSCNFEFIGPPHEAIRKMGLKTEAKAVAAAAKVPCVPGSDGPIADDEQAIRLARTIGYPILIKAAAGGGGKGMRVCHEESQFKGALQAARNEAEAAFKNSSVYLEKFIDRPRHVEVQFLADSQGHVVHCWDRDCSLQRRHQKLVEEGPAPTLPLEVRRRLGEAAVRLAKAVGYVNAGTCEFLVDQEDNFYFIEVNARIQVEHPVTEMITGIDLVKQQILIASGEPLGFKQDDIPCNGHSIEVRINSEDPDHDFRPSPGKITGLRLPGGPGVRWDSHAQVGYTVPPTYDSLVGKLIVHAPDRPAALARMRRALDEMGVDGIHTTLSLHRRIMRHPDFIAGRVDTTWVERVLMPATGH; encoded by the coding sequence GTTTCAGCGCATCCTGGTGGCCAACCGAGGCGAGATTGCGCTGCGGATCATCCGCGCCTGCAAGGAACTCGGCGTCGAGTCCGTCGCCGTTTACTCGCAGGCCGACCGCGGCGCCCCCTATCTCGACCTGGCCGATCGAGCCATCTGCATCGGCAAGGCTCCCAGCGCCGACAGCTATCTGAACATCCCCCGGATCATCGCCGCCGCCGAGGTCGCCGACGTCCAGGCGATCCACCCCGGCTACGGCTTCCTCAGCGAGAACCCCCAATTCGCCGAGATCTGCCGGAGCTGTAACTTCGAGTTCATCGGCCCGCCGCACGAGGCCATTCGCAAGATGGGCCTGAAGACCGAGGCCAAGGCGGTCGCCGCCGCCGCCAAGGTCCCCTGCGTCCCCGGCTCTGATGGCCCAATCGCCGATGACGAGCAGGCCATCCGCCTGGCCAGGACGATCGGCTACCCGATCCTCATCAAGGCCGCCGCGGGCGGCGGTGGCAAGGGGATGCGCGTCTGCCACGAGGAGAGCCAGTTCAAGGGCGCACTCCAGGCCGCACGCAACGAGGCCGAGGCCGCGTTCAAGAACTCGAGCGTCTACCTCGAGAAGTTCATCGACCGCCCCCGCCACGTCGAGGTCCAGTTCCTCGCCGACTCGCAAGGCCACGTCGTCCATTGCTGGGACCGCGACTGCTCGCTCCAGCGCCGCCACCAGAAGCTCGTCGAAGAAGGGCCGGCGCCCACACTCCCCCTCGAAGTGCGCCGCCGACTGGGCGAGGCCGCCGTCCGCCTGGCCAAGGCCGTCGGCTACGTGAACGCCGGCACCTGCGAGTTCCTCGTCGACCAGGAAGACAACTTCTACTTCATCGAGGTCAACGCCCGGATCCAGGTCGAGCATCCCGTCACCGAGATGATCACCGGGATCGACCTCGTCAAGCAGCAGATCCTGATCGCCAGCGGCGAGCCCCTCGGCTTCAAACAAGACGATATCCCCTGCAACGGCCACTCCATCGAGGTCCGGATCAACTCCGAGGACCCCGACCACGACTTCCGACCCTCGCCGGGCAAGATCACCGGCTTGCGGCTCCCCGGTGGCCCCGGCGTCCGCTGGGATTCTCACGCCCAGGTCGGCTACACCGTCCCTCCGACTTACGACTCCCTCGTCGGCAAGCTGATCGTGCACGCCCCCGACCGGCCGGCCGCCCTCGCTCGGATGCGTCGGGCCCTCGACGAGATGGGCGTTGACGGCATCCACACCACGCTATCGCTGCACCGCCGGATCATGCGTCACCCCGACTTCATCGCCGGCCGCGTCGACACCACCTGGGTTGAGCGCGTCCTGATGCCCGCGACCGGCCACTGA